In Streptomyces hawaiiensis, one genomic interval encodes:
- a CDS encoding LacI family DNA-binding transcriptional regulator, giving the protein MAKVTRDDVARLAGTSTAVVSYVINNGPRPVAPATRERVLAAIKELGYRPDRVAQAMASRRTDLIGLIVPDARQPFFGEMAHAVEQAASERGKMVLVGNSDYIGEREVHYLRAFLGMRVSGLILVSHALNDLAAAEIEAWDARVVLLHERPEAIDDVAVTTDDLGGAELAVRHLLEHGYEYVACMGGIAETPAVGDPVSDHVEGWRRAMAEAGISTEGRLFEALYNRYDAYQAALKILSGPDRPPAIFCSTDDQAIGLLRAARELRIDVPGELAVAGFDDIKEAALTDPPLTTIASDRPAMARAAVDLVLDDGLRVAGARRGERLKVFPSRLVTRQSCGCV; this is encoded by the coding sequence GTGGCCAAGGTGACTCGGGATGATGTGGCGCGGCTGGCAGGGACTTCCACTGCCGTGGTCAGCTATGTCATCAACAACGGACCCCGGCCGGTCGCCCCGGCCACGCGCGAGCGTGTCCTCGCCGCGATCAAGGAACTGGGGTACCGGCCCGACCGGGTGGCCCAGGCGATGGCGTCCCGGCGTACCGACCTCATAGGCCTGATCGTGCCGGACGCGCGCCAGCCCTTCTTCGGGGAGATGGCGCACGCGGTCGAACAGGCCGCGTCCGAGCGCGGAAAGATGGTCCTCGTCGGGAACTCCGACTACATCGGCGAGCGCGAGGTCCACTACCTGCGCGCCTTCCTGGGCATGCGGGTCTCCGGGCTGATCCTCGTCAGCCACGCGCTCAACGACCTGGCCGCCGCCGAGATCGAGGCCTGGGACGCCCGGGTCGTGCTGCTGCACGAACGCCCCGAGGCCATCGACGACGTCGCCGTCACCACGGACGACCTGGGCGGCGCCGAGCTCGCCGTCCGCCACCTGCTGGAGCACGGCTACGAGTACGTCGCCTGTATGGGCGGCATAGCCGAGACCCCCGCGGTCGGCGACCCGGTCTCCGACCACGTCGAGGGCTGGCGCCGCGCGATGGCCGAGGCCGGGATCTCCACGGAGGGCCGCCTCTTCGAGGCCCTCTACAACCGCTACGACGCCTACCAGGCCGCCCTGAAGATCCTCTCCGGCCCCGACCGCCCGCCGGCGATCTTCTGCTCCACCGACGACCAGGCCATCGGCCTGCTGCGGGCGGCGCGCGAGCTGCGCATCGACGTCCCGGGCGAGCTGGCGGTGGCGGGCTTCGACGACATCAAGGAGGCGGCGCTCACGGACCCGCCCCTGACGACGATCGCGTCCGACCGTCCGGCGATGGCCCGGGCGGCGGTCGACCTCGTCCTCGACGACGGGCTGCGGGTGGCGGGGGCCCGGCGGGGCGAGCGGCTGAAGGTGTTCCCGTCGCGACTGGTGACCCGGCAGTCCTGCGGCTGCGTGTAG
- a CDS encoding S1C family serine protease, producing the protein MTESFHRSGEYENPYEGQQQAPVNPEWPPPPAYAPAHAPHPKKRGRGPLALIAAVAIVAAAIGGGTAYGIQELTGNDTVASSSTSTNVVPSSQKGTVAGVAKAVSPSIVEISADSSAGSSTGSGVIITSGGEIVTNNHVVAGASQIKATTSDGKSYTAKVVGTDSKKDLALIKLENASGLKAATLGDSAGLQVGDQVVAIGSPEGLSGTVTSGIISSLDRDVTVPTEEGQGQSQDQGQQQWGQGQGQGDQWPFEFGGRQFNGDTGSSTTTYKALQTDASLNPGNSGGALIDMNGNIIGINSAMYSPTSQASSSSDAGSVGLGFAIPINTVKADLAKLRAGSTD; encoded by the coding sequence ATGACCGAGAGCTTCCACCGCAGTGGCGAGTACGAGAACCCTTACGAGGGTCAGCAGCAGGCCCCGGTGAACCCCGAGTGGCCGCCCCCGCCGGCGTACGCCCCGGCGCATGCTCCGCATCCGAAGAAGCGCGGCCGTGGCCCGCTGGCGCTGATCGCCGCCGTCGCGATCGTCGCGGCGGCGATAGGCGGCGGCACCGCCTACGGCATCCAGGAACTGACCGGCAACGACACCGTCGCCTCCAGCTCCACCAGCACCAACGTGGTCCCCTCCAGCCAGAAGGGCACGGTCGCCGGGGTCGCCAAGGCGGTCAGCCCCAGCATCGTCGAGATCAGCGCCGACTCCAGCGCAGGGTCCTCCACCGGCTCCGGCGTGATCATCACCAGCGGCGGCGAGATCGTCACCAACAACCACGTCGTCGCCGGCGCCTCGCAGATCAAGGCGACGACCAGCGACGGCAAGTCGTACACCGCGAAGGTCGTGGGCACCGACAGCAAGAAGGACCTGGCGCTGATCAAGCTGGAGAACGCCTCCGGCCTGAAGGCGGCCACGCTCGGCGACTCGGCCGGGCTGCAGGTCGGCGACCAGGTCGTGGCGATCGGCTCCCCCGAGGGGCTGTCCGGCACCGTCACCAGCGGCATCATCTCGTCCCTCGACCGTGACGTCACGGTCCCGACGGAGGAAGGTCAGGGCCAGAGCCAGGACCAGGGCCAGCAGCAGTGGGGGCAGGGCCAGGGGCAGGGCGACCAGTGGCCGTTCGAGTTCGGCGGCCGCCAGTTCAACGGCGACACCGGGTCCAGCACGACGACGTACAAGGCGCTCCAGACCGACGCGTCCCTCAACCCGGGCAACTCCGGCGGCGCGCTGATCGACATGAACGGCAACATCATCGGGATCAACTCCGCGATGTACTCGCCGACCAGCCAGGCCTCCTCGTCCTCCGACGCGGGCAGTGTCGGCCTGGGCTTCGCCATCCCGATCAACACCGTCAAGGCCGACCTCGCGAAGCTGCGGGCGGGGTCGACCGACTGA
- a CDS encoding response regulator transcription factor: MSPADGDRDTQRILIVDDEPAVREALQRSLAFEGYGTEVAVDGADALDKAAAYRPDLVVLDIQMPRMDGLTAARRIRATGDTTPILMLTARDTVGDRVTGLDAGADDYLVKPFELDELFARIRALLRRSSYAAAMGAAGPADEDALAFADLRMDLATREVTRGGRQVELTRTEFTLLEMFMAHPRQVLTREQILKAVWGFDFEPSSNSLDVYVMYLRRKTEAGGEPRLVHTVRGVGYVLRQGGAE; encoded by the coding sequence ATGAGCCCCGCAGACGGCGACCGTGACACCCAGCGCATCCTCATCGTCGACGACGAGCCGGCCGTACGCGAAGCACTCCAGCGCAGCCTCGCGTTCGAGGGGTACGGGACCGAGGTCGCCGTCGACGGCGCGGACGCGCTGGACAAGGCGGCGGCCTACCGGCCCGACCTGGTCGTCCTCGACATCCAGATGCCGCGCATGGACGGCCTGACGGCAGCGCGCCGCATCCGCGCCACCGGCGACACCACTCCGATCCTGATGCTCACGGCCCGTGACACCGTCGGCGACCGGGTCACCGGCCTCGACGCGGGCGCCGACGACTACCTGGTCAAGCCCTTCGAACTCGACGAACTCTTCGCCCGCATCCGTGCCCTGCTGCGCCGCAGCTCCTACGCGGCGGCCATGGGCGCGGCCGGTCCGGCCGACGAGGACGCGCTCGCCTTCGCCGACCTGCGCATGGACCTCGCGACGCGGGAGGTCACGCGGGGCGGGCGCCAGGTGGAGCTGACCCGTACGGAGTTCACGCTCCTGGAGATGTTCATGGCACACCCGCGCCAGGTCCTCACCCGGGAGCAGATCCTCAAGGCCGTCTGGGGCTTCGACTTCGAGCCGTCGTCGAACTCCCTCGACGTGTACGTGATGTACCTGCGTCGCAAGACCGAGGCGGGCGGGGAGCCGCGGCTCGTGCACACGGTGCGGGGGGTCGGTTACGTGCTGCGGCAGGGCGGCGCCGAGTGA
- a CDS encoding sensor histidine kinase translates to MNKLVRRFRSLPIRSRLALLVAAAVAFAVAAVSVTCWFIVQGKLYDEIDNDLKSSVAPLRSGEFQALTHDCRQTPSDSLGMGSRPKTYGQLVRVDGKLCLFPSSTTQVRVTGDDKAVARNPDPNQGRIRDGTDDHGNKLRVLTTAVVIKDEELPPGVAADYSLVIALPLKGTQSTLNELALILLLVSGVGVLGAGAAGLAVARAGLRPVDKLTDAVEHVARTEDLNIRIPVEDDSEDEIARLSRSFNAMTSALASSRDLQQQLIADAGHELRTPLTSLRTNIELLTRSEETGRPIPEADRKALLASVKAQMTELAALIGDLQELSRPDTGQHAGRTQIVAWQDTVESALRRARLRGPELTITADVRPWFVRAEPSALERAVVNILDNAVKFSPESGTIEVRLSEGVLTVRDHGPGIPADELPHVFDRFWRSPSARALPGSGLGLSIVARTVQQAGGEVSLSPAEGGGTVATVRLPGAAVPPPEDLPTS, encoded by the coding sequence GTGAACAAGCTCGTACGCCGGTTCCGCTCCCTGCCGATCCGCTCCCGACTGGCGCTGCTGGTGGCGGCGGCGGTGGCGTTCGCGGTGGCGGCGGTGTCGGTGACGTGCTGGTTCATCGTGCAGGGCAAGTTGTACGACGAGATTGACAACGACCTGAAGTCGTCGGTCGCGCCGCTGCGTTCGGGCGAGTTCCAGGCGCTCACCCACGATTGCCGTCAGACGCCTTCCGACTCGCTGGGCATGGGGTCGCGGCCCAAGACCTACGGGCAGCTGGTCCGCGTCGACGGCAAGCTGTGTCTCTTCCCGTCCTCCACGACCCAGGTGCGCGTCACCGGCGACGACAAGGCCGTGGCCAGGAACCCCGACCCGAACCAGGGCCGCATCCGCGACGGCACGGACGACCACGGCAACAAGCTGCGCGTCCTGACGACGGCGGTCGTCATCAAGGACGAGGAACTGCCCCCGGGCGTCGCCGCCGACTACTCCCTCGTCATCGCCCTGCCGCTCAAGGGAACGCAGTCCACGCTCAACGAGCTGGCGCTGATCCTCCTGCTGGTCTCCGGCGTGGGAGTGCTCGGTGCCGGAGCGGCCGGCCTGGCCGTCGCCCGGGCCGGGCTGCGCCCCGTCGACAAGCTGACGGACGCCGTCGAGCACGTGGCCCGCACGGAGGACTTGAACATCCGCATCCCCGTGGAGGACGACAGCGAGGACGAGATCGCCCGTCTGTCCCGTTCCTTCAACGCCATGACCTCGGCCCTGGCCAGCTCCCGTGACCTGCAACAGCAACTGATCGCGGACGCCGGCCACGAACTGCGCACCCCGCTGACCTCCCTCCGCACGAACATCGAACTCCTCACCCGCAGTGAGGAAACGGGCCGCCCCATCCCCGAGGCGGACCGCAAGGCGCTGCTCGCGTCGGTGAAGGCGCAGATGACGGAGCTGGCCGCGCTCATCGGCGACCTCCAGGAACTGTCCCGCCCGGACACGGGCCAGCACGCGGGCCGGACGCAGATCGTCGCCTGGCAGGACACGGTCGAGTCGGCGCTGAGGCGAGCGCGGCTGCGGGGCCCGGAGCTGACGATCACGGCGGACGTGCGGCCGTGGTTCGTCCGCGCGGAGCCGTCGGCTCTGGAGCGGGCGGTGGTGAACATCCTGGACAACGCGGTGAAGTTCAGCCCGGAGAGCGGCACGATCGAGGTCCGCCTGTCCGAGGGCGTCCTCACCGTCCGCGACCACGGCCCGGGCATCCCCGCCGACGAACTCCCCCACGTCTTCGACCGCTTCTGGCGCTCGCCGAGCGCACGGGCGCTGCCGGGCTCGGGCCTGGGCCTGTCGATCGTGGCACGTACGGTGCAGCAGGCGGGCGGCGAGGTGTCCCTTTCCCCGGCGGAGGGCGGCGGAACGGTGGCGACGGTACGACTGCCGGGGGCGGCGGTGCCTCCGCCGGAGGATCTGCCTACTTCGTGA
- a CDS encoding DUF397 domain-containing protein, which translates to MNRAPEVTAAVWRKSSYSDGGASNCLEVADDHPGIVPVRDSKQPDGPVLVFGASPWTSFLTYVTK; encoded by the coding sequence ATGAACCGAGCCCCTGAAGTGACCGCCGCCGTGTGGCGGAAGTCCTCCTACAGCGACGGGGGAGCCTCGAACTGCCTGGAGGTCGCAGACGACCACCCCGGCATAGTCCCGGTCCGCGACAGCAAGCAGCCCGACGGCCCGGTGCTCGTGTTCGGCGCGAGCCCCTGGACGTCGTTCCTCACCTACGTCACGAAGTAG
- a CDS encoding Scr1 family TA system antitoxin-like transcriptional regulator encodes MSRLEKGERLSKLAVMEDLDSYYGCGDLLVREWRDARREVIKDKYRAFMDLEATAQIMWMFQLRVPGLLQTEDYARAVLSGLSGAQTTASNSEEVEEQVAARMGRQELLYRERRRTYASSWTRGLFGGPFLRRRCGRSSCPTSWTEGNGFGELVTEADKVLRFRLSYDRVRDAGLTPLESTAFIKRLLEECRP; translated from the coding sequence TTGAGCCGCTTGGAGAAGGGAGAGCGGCTCTCCAAGCTGGCGGTCATGGAGGACCTGGACAGCTATTACGGGTGCGGTGACCTGCTGGTTCGGGAGTGGCGTGATGCCCGACGCGAGGTCATCAAGGACAAGTACCGGGCCTTCATGGACCTGGAGGCGACGGCGCAGATCATGTGGATGTTCCAGCTGCGCGTGCCGGGCCTGTTGCAGACCGAGGACTATGCCCGAGCGGTGTTGTCAGGGTTGTCTGGCGCCCAGACAACGGCAAGCAACAGTGAGGAAGTCGAGGAACAGGTGGCTGCGCGCATGGGGCGACAGGAGTTGCTCTACCGCGAGCGGCGCCGGACGTACGCGTCATCCTGGACGAGGGGGCTCTTCGGCGGCCCGTTCCTGAGGCGAAGGTGTGGGCGGAGCAGTTGTCCCACCTCCTGGACAGAGGGCAATGGCTTCGGTGAGTTGGTCACGGAAGCGGACAAGGTCTTGCGCTTTCGTTTGTCCTACGATCGCGTCAGGGACGCGGGGCTGACTCCCCTGGAGTCGACGGCGTTCATCAAGCGCCTTCTGGAGGAGTGCAGACCATGA
- a CDS encoding pectinesterase family protein — translation MSEPRNKARPRHRRSRTALAVGVPLALTAAGTFAYGPDLGVLGSSAQQASAAAPTWAADTADGFASVNSLGQNGTYGGRDGKTVTVKTLAELEKYATATEPYVIVVAGTITMNPVGKEIKVKSDKTIVGAGTSGHIVGGGFFLGQGVHNVIIRNLTIRDAYQGIWNDKDHDFDAIQMDGAHHVWIDHNDLRHMADGLIDVRKDSTNVTVSWNKLSDNNKTFGIGWTENVKTDITIHHNWIRETEQRNPSTDNAAHAHLYNNFLEDAPGTAIKSAYGNYSRGGTKMVLENSLFQGVKNPVIKDSGAAVVQRGNAFSGTSGRNESGGTAFDPKTYYPYSLDKAADLPSILKSGAGPRASIGATAAAPTKAAAATTLTVAKDGSGQYTTVQAAVNAVPANNPSRVVIAVKPGTYRELVKVPSNKPHVTIQGTGGSRKDTTIVYNNASGTPKPGGGTYGTGGSATVAVEADDFQARNLTISNDFDEKANQSLNGHQAVALRTAADKVFLDGIIVSGDQDTLLLDTASKDRLGRVYVSNSYVIGNVDFIFGRATAVVDKSVITLKKRWNGTSAGYITAPSTAANRKGILIANSTVNGDVSAGSFHLGRPWHAGGDASLDPQTTVRNTSLSNAIKSAPWTDMSGFSWKDDRFAEYKNNGAGAGAAGTDRPHLSDAQAANQEVADWLAGWTPSAS, via the coding sequence ATGAGTGAGCCGCGTAACAAGGCCCGTCCCCGTCACCGCAGAAGCCGTACCGCCCTGGCGGTCGGGGTCCCCCTGGCCCTGACCGCCGCCGGTACCTTCGCCTACGGCCCCGATCTCGGCGTCCTCGGCAGCAGTGCCCAACAGGCCTCCGCCGCCGCCCCCACCTGGGCCGCCGACACCGCCGACGGGTTCGCCTCCGTCAACTCGCTCGGGCAGAACGGGACGTACGGCGGCCGGGACGGGAAGACCGTCACCGTCAAGACCCTCGCCGAGCTGGAGAAGTACGCCACCGCGACCGAGCCGTACGTCATCGTCGTCGCCGGGACCATCACCATGAACCCGGTCGGGAAAGAGATCAAGGTCAAGTCCGACAAGACCATCGTGGGGGCCGGGACCTCCGGGCACATCGTCGGCGGCGGGTTCTTCCTCGGCCAGGGCGTGCACAACGTGATCATCCGGAACCTGACCATCCGGGACGCGTACCAGGGCATCTGGAACGACAAGGACCACGACTTCGACGCCATCCAGATGGACGGCGCCCATCACGTCTGGATCGATCACAACGATCTGCGGCACATGGCCGACGGGCTCATCGACGTCCGCAAGGACAGCACGAACGTCACCGTCTCCTGGAACAAGCTGAGCGACAACAACAAGACCTTCGGCATCGGCTGGACCGAGAACGTCAAGACCGACATCACGATCCACCACAACTGGATCCGCGAGACCGAGCAGCGCAACCCGTCCACCGACAACGCCGCCCACGCCCACCTCTACAACAACTTCCTGGAGGACGCCCCGGGCACCGCCATCAAGTCGGCGTACGGGAACTACTCGCGCGGCGGCACGAAGATGGTCCTGGAGAACTCCCTCTTCCAGGGCGTCAAGAACCCCGTCATCAAGGACAGCGGCGCCGCCGTCGTCCAGCGCGGGAACGCCTTCTCCGGCACCAGCGGGCGCAACGAGAGCGGCGGGACCGCCTTCGATCCGAAGACGTACTACCCGTACAGCCTCGACAAGGCCGCCGATCTCCCGTCGATCCTCAAGTCCGGTGCCGGACCCCGCGCTTCCATCGGCGCGACCGCCGCCGCCCCCACCAAGGCCGCCGCCGCGACGACCCTCACCGTGGCCAAGGACGGCAGCGGGCAGTACACGACCGTGCAGGCCGCGGTGAACGCCGTACCGGCGAACAACCCGTCGCGCGTCGTGATCGCCGTGAAGCCGGGGACGTACCGGGAACTGGTGAAGGTGCCCTCCAACAAGCCGCACGTCACCATCCAGGGCACCGGCGGGAGCCGCAAGGACACGACGATCGTCTACAACAACGCGTCGGGCACTCCCAAGCCGGGCGGTGGGACCTACGGCACGGGCGGCAGCGCGACCGTCGCCGTCGAGGCCGACGACTTCCAGGCCCGGAACCTGACCATCTCCAACGACTTCGACGAGAAGGCCAACCAGTCCCTCAACGGGCATCAGGCCGTCGCCCTGCGGACCGCCGCCGACAAGGTGTTCCTGGACGGGATCATCGTCAGCGGCGACCAGGACACGCTGCTGCTCGACACCGCGTCGAAGGACCGGCTGGGCCGGGTCTACGTCAGCAACTCCTACGTCATCGGCAACGTCGACTTCATCTTCGGCCGGGCCACGGCCGTCGTCGACAAGTCCGTCATCACGCTGAAGAAGCGCTGGAACGGCACCTCGGCCGGGTACATCACCGCGCCGAGCACCGCGGCGAACCGCAAGGGCATCCTGATCGCCAACTCCACGGTGAACGGCGATGTGTCGGCCGGGAGCTTCCACCTCGGGCGGCCCTGGCACGCGGGCGGCGACGCGTCCCTGGATCCGCAGACCACGGTCCGCAACACCAGCCTGAGCAACGCGATCAAGTCGGCCCCGTGGACCGACATGAGCGGCTTCTCCTGGAAGGACGACCGGTTCGCCGAGTACAAGAACAACGGGGCGGGGGCGGGCGCTGCCGGCACCGACCGGCCGCATCTGAGCGACGCGCAGGCCGCGAACCAGGAGGTCGCGGACTGGCTCGCGGGCTGGACGCCCTCGGCGTCCTGA
- a CDS encoding glycoside hydrolase family 5 protein produces the protein MSRKTHRGTACLGALLACATAFGGALASPAAASPATPPPVSDFKGVNWADPRDNYAHDAVVPSGLSTSDSYATTYAKSKAIIGGFSKLGANTVRLPVNPTSVNGPFWKSYRGAIDAATAKGFKVILGYWEADNAKDGKIDSQASWNQMWARITSSYARNSKVYFEPMNEPFGYTAQEWTDIAATWVRAHNNVPRDRILIGGYKYSEDVKPVCADPRLKGTRLALHNYGFWHTDWTSVDQWKQDFKARIGDCASRTILDEFGASMTTGLDYNGPVGTSNEVAYIQAATDTIRELGLGSVYWPGLRNGDTYSLTTLQGTGTNLSLTVNNQSGLDRLHYAWKQ, from the coding sequence GTGTCACGAAAGACTCACCGGGGGACAGCCTGCCTGGGGGCGCTGCTCGCCTGCGCCACGGCATTCGGCGGGGCCCTCGCCTCCCCCGCAGCCGCCTCCCCCGCCACCCCGCCGCCCGTCAGCGACTTCAAGGGCGTCAACTGGGCCGACCCGCGCGACAACTACGCCCACGACGCCGTCGTGCCCTCGGGCCTGTCCACCTCCGACAGCTACGCCACCACCTACGCCAAGTCCAAGGCGATCATCGGCGGATTCTCCAAGCTCGGCGCCAACACGGTCCGCCTCCCGGTCAACCCGACCTCCGTGAACGGCCCGTTCTGGAAGTCGTACCGGGGCGCGATCGACGCCGCCACCGCCAAGGGCTTCAAGGTCATCCTGGGCTACTGGGAGGCCGACAACGCCAAGGACGGCAAGATCGACAGCCAGGCGTCCTGGAACCAGATGTGGGCGCGGATCACCTCCTCCTACGCCCGCAACTCCAAGGTGTACTTCGAGCCGATGAACGAGCCGTTCGGCTACACCGCCCAGGAGTGGACCGACATCGCCGCGACGTGGGTGAGGGCCCACAACAACGTTCCCCGCGACCGGATCCTGATCGGCGGCTACAAGTACAGCGAGGACGTCAAGCCGGTCTGCGCCGACCCGCGTCTGAAGGGCACGCGCCTGGCCCTGCACAACTACGGCTTCTGGCACACCGACTGGACCAGCGTCGACCAGTGGAAGCAGGACTTCAAGGCCCGCATCGGCGACTGCGCCTCGCGCACGATCCTCGACGAGTTCGGCGCCTCGATGACCACCGGCCTGGACTACAACGGCCCGGTGGGCACCTCCAACGAGGTCGCCTACATACAGGCCGCGACCGACACCATCCGGGAGCTGGGCCTGGGCTCGGTCTACTGGCCGGGCCTGCGCAACGGTGACACCTACTCCCTCACCACGCTCCAGGGCACGGGCACGAACCTCAGCCTGACGGTGAACAACCAGAGCGGTCTGGACCGCCTGCACTACGCCTGGAAGCAGTAG
- a CDS encoding DUF2993 domain-containing protein → MRTPHHLDAHPRPNPYEELAALDDGPLEETPLDEFLAKEHDAGAEDAWTPPDHRRGGRRRRKNRFAGLPLAVKAVVGLVVLASFTALGDRWAVLYAEHRAADTLKDRLDLAAAPEVEIGGFPFLTQLADKHLDSVKVTVPDVAADRVSLAKVSATAHDVRLDADGLTSVRGAHVPRFDGDVQLTFADLNRELGASQVTFTGEGRDRVRADGTLPVAGHNLRLRAEARIRRQGERGIATEIGRMRLDIGDLATYRPGTRASEGLHLTPKGTADLARETRKAKALLSVPAIVRRMGVPEATVREALADDGKLTELTGSPRFARQAARLNLIDLALENPDVMRRLGLDPELLDSLSGLTRPVLADRLSLAFELPEPEQGDVRLRDVRVEEDGIRVRVSGTGLTVGS, encoded by the coding sequence ATGCGTACCCCCCACCACCTAGATGCGCATCCCCGTCCGAACCCGTACGAGGAGCTCGCCGCCCTCGATGACGGGCCCCTGGAGGAGACCCCTCTGGATGAGTTCCTCGCGAAGGAACACGATGCGGGCGCCGAGGACGCCTGGACCCCGCCGGACCACCGCCGCGGCGGCAGGCGGCGTAGGAAGAATCGTTTCGCTGGCCTGCCGCTCGCGGTGAAGGCGGTGGTCGGCCTGGTCGTCCTCGCCTCGTTCACCGCCCTCGGCGACCGCTGGGCGGTGCTGTACGCCGAGCACCGGGCCGCCGACACCCTCAAGGACCGCCTCGACCTGGCCGCGGCGCCCGAGGTGGAGATCGGCGGCTTCCCCTTCCTCACCCAGCTCGCCGACAAGCACCTGGACTCGGTGAAGGTGACCGTCCCGGACGTCGCCGCCGACCGGGTCTCCCTGGCGAAGGTGTCGGCGACGGCCCATGACGTACGACTGGACGCCGACGGCCTCACCTCCGTGCGCGGCGCCCACGTCCCCCGCTTCGACGGGGACGTCCAGCTGACCTTCGCCGACCTCAACCGCGAACTCGGTGCCTCGCAGGTGACGTTCACCGGCGAGGGCCGTGACCGGGTCCGGGCCGACGGCACCCTGCCGGTCGCCGGGCACAACCTGCGGCTGCGCGCCGAGGCCCGGATCCGGCGGCAGGGCGAGCGGGGCATCGCCACCGAGATCGGCAGGATGCGCCTGGACATCGGCGACCTGGCCACCTACCGCCCCGGCACCCGCGCATCGGAGGGCCTGCATCTGACGCCCAAGGGCACCGCCGACCTCGCCCGCGAGACCCGCAAGGCCAAGGCGCTGCTGTCGGTCCCGGCCATCGTGCGGCGGATGGGCGTGCCCGAGGCGACCGTGCGCGAGGCCCTGGCCGACGACGGCAAGCTCACCGAGCTGACCGGCTCCCCGCGCTTCGCCCGCCAGGCCGCCCGCCTCAACCTCATCGACCTGGCCCTGGAGAACCCCGACGTCATGCGCCGGCTGGGCCTCGACCCCGAGCTGCTCGACTCCCTGTCGGGCCTGACCCGCCCGGTGCTGGCGGACCGGCTGTCGCTGGCGTTCGAACTGCCCGAGCCGGAGCAGGGGGACGTGCGGCTGCGGGACGTGCGGGTGGAGGAGGACGGCATCCGGGTGCGGGTGTCGGGAACGGGACTGACCGTGGGCTCCTAG